A window of the Acidobacteriota bacterium genome harbors these coding sequences:
- a CDS encoding MATE family efflux transporter, translated as MTASASPKSELKPLVRLALPLIVINLGYQCMSLVDTALAGRIDELSLAAVGLGSTVFFLGAVFGIGVSAGVDPLASQALGGGRFRDARKAMWHGIYGGLLIVLPVAAFILALAYSLEWMGVEPQLAAHTRRYIWGRMPSLPPLFTLMAVRAYLQASHYPRPIVVATLTANVFNLTANWLLIWGDEGLTYLGLPAMGLPPLGVVGIGLATAVATFSQLLILIKPLSSLDPGPGEGSVSAFRARRLRRHFSIGLPIGFQLMAEMGIFAAVGILAGTLGTLPMAAHQIALQLAAFTFMLPLSLGEATSVQVGRAIGRGDTPAARWAGLCGILLGGGVMLMAAIFMWTLPQAFARIVSSQQEVIELASGLIIVAGFFQIFDGIQAVSSGCLRGAGMTRWAMLANVFCYWIIGFPAAFLMALPLGWGAPGLWWGLTVGLGMAAVILSIKFAWVSRRPIAALETA; from the coding sequence ATGACGGCAAGCGCCAGCCCTAAGAGCGAGTTAAAGCCGCTGGTGAGGCTTGCCCTTCCTCTCATCGTCATCAACCTGGGCTACCAGTGCATGTCTCTGGTCGATACCGCTCTGGCGGGGCGCATCGACGAGCTCTCGCTGGCAGCCGTGGGGCTGGGGAGTACGGTCTTCTTCCTGGGCGCGGTGTTCGGAATCGGAGTCTCCGCCGGTGTCGACCCGCTGGCTTCCCAAGCCCTGGGAGGAGGACGCTTCAGAGACGCCCGCAAGGCCATGTGGCACGGCATCTACGGCGGACTCCTGATCGTGCTCCCGGTAGCCGCCTTCATCCTGGCGCTGGCTTACTCGCTGGAATGGATGGGAGTCGAGCCTCAACTGGCCGCCCACACCCGGCGCTACATTTGGGGCCGGATGCCCTCCCTGCCACCTCTTTTCACCCTGATGGCGGTGCGCGCCTACCTGCAAGCCTCTCACTACCCCCGTCCCATCGTGGTGGCCACCTTGACGGCCAACGTCTTCAACCTGACCGCCAACTGGCTGCTCATATGGGGCGATGAGGGACTGACCTACCTGGGACTCCCCGCCATGGGACTGCCTCCCCTGGGCGTCGTCGGCATTGGACTGGCCACCGCCGTGGCCACCTTTTCTCAACTGCTTATCCTCATCAAGCCGCTGAGCAGCCTCGATCCCGGTCCCGGAGAGGGATCTGTGTCGGCCTTTCGGGCACGGCGTCTCAGACGGCACTTTTCCATCGGGCTTCCCATCGGCTTTCAACTGATGGCCGAAATGGGGATCTTTGCCGCCGTGGGAATACTGGCCGGGACGCTGGGGACCTTGCCCATGGCCGCCCACCAGATCGCCCTGCAACTGGCCGCCTTCACCTTCATGCTTCCCCTCTCCCTGGGGGAGGCCACCTCGGTTCAAGTAGGACGCGCCATCGGCCGCGGCGACACGCCCGCGGCCCGCTGGGCGGGTCTTTGCGGAATCCTGCTGGGGGGCGGCGTGATGCTGATGGCCGCCATCTTCATGTGGACCCTGCCCCAGGCTTTCGCCAGGATCGTCAGCAGCCAGCAGGAAGTCATCGAACTGGCCTCCGGACTCATCATAGTGGCCGGATTCTTCCAGATCTTCGACGGTATCCAGGCCGTCAGTTCGGGTTGCCTGCGAGGAGCCGGAATGACCCGCTGGGCCATGCTGGCCAACGTCTTCTGCTACTGGATCATCGGATTCCCTGCAGCCTTCCTGATGGCTCTGCCGCTGGGGTGGGGCGCACCGGGACTGTGGTGGGGACTGACCGTGGGATTGGGGATGGCGGCCGTCATCCTGAGCATCAAGTTCGCCTGGGTGAGCCGGCGGCCCATTGCCGCCCTGGAAACGGCCTGA
- a CDS encoding sulfatase — protein sequence MIDLISIRYRPIALALSLTLGLTPALAQRRAQDDRPNLLVVTFDTTRADRLQPYGFEGARTPTIDRLAREGVLFEHCNSQSPQTLPSHSSIFTGQYTITHNVRSNGQKLEEDAITLAEILTVEGYQTGAVVATAALMETFNLDQGFATYDDDFEDPALTKAFKGFFRFFSRGKVNMTTTRPANRVSRLGRNWLNKAAKKKRPFFLWLHFFDPHSPYVYYPDFDRPSVQREDGPENEHGELEENYINEIEFADYYLGKVIDHMETLGLLDNTLVVFTADHGESLGEHDYQGHRQEVYEHIIQVPLIMRFPSSLPAGTRLETPAMLIDIAPTVLKLLGVPYPDNAFPGADLMALDPRQPRERFALAVKLFTKSPIRTAMYYGEHKYVLFDDPELNQLFAFRSDHDELHNLLSGARHGLTSSNGANGASSTAGPSGDGTLAPATHRLPDIDWEARIQEWFRRFEELTVSDFKMTVEQMEALRSLGYIQD from the coding sequence ATGATTGATCTCATCTCGATCCGTTACCGGCCGATAGCACTAGCCCTGAGCCTGACCTTGGGCCTTACCCCGGCGTTGGCTCAACGGCGGGCCCAAGACGACCGTCCCAACCTGCTGGTGGTGACTTTCGACACCACCCGCGCCGACCGTCTCCAACCCTATGGATTCGAAGGCGCGCGCACTCCCACCATCGACCGGCTGGCCCGCGAAGGCGTCCTCTTCGAGCACTGCAACAGCCAGTCGCCCCAGACCCTTCCCAGCCATAGCTCCATCTTCACAGGCCAGTACACCATCACCCACAACGTGCGCAGCAACGGGCAGAAGCTCGAGGAAGACGCCATTACCCTGGCCGAAATCCTGACGGTTGAGGGCTATCAGACGGGAGCCGTGGTGGCTACGGCCGCGCTGATGGAGACCTTTAACCTCGATCAGGGCTTCGCCACCTACGACGACGACTTCGAAGATCCGGCCTTGACCAAAGCGTTCAAGGGCTTTTTCCGCTTCTTCTCCAGGGGCAAGGTCAACATGACCACCACCCGTCCCGCCAACCGGGTGTCCCGCTTGGGACGCAACTGGTTGAACAAGGCGGCCAAGAAAAAGCGCCCCTTCTTCCTGTGGCTGCACTTTTTCGATCCCCATTCTCCCTACGTCTACTATCCCGATTTCGACCGTCCCTCGGTGCAGCGCGAGGACGGGCCGGAAAACGAGCATGGCGAACTGGAAGAGAACTACATCAACGAGATCGAATTCGCCGACTACTACCTTGGCAAGGTCATCGACCATATGGAAACGCTGGGCCTTCTCGACAATACCTTGGTCGTCTTCACCGCCGATCACGGAGAAAGCCTGGGAGAACACGACTACCAGGGACATCGCCAGGAGGTCTACGAACACATCATTCAAGTGCCCCTGATCATGCGCTTCCCCTCTTCGCTGCCCGCGGGCACCAGGCTCGAAACCCCCGCCATGCTGATCGACATCGCTCCCACCGTGCTCAAGCTGCTGGGAGTGCCCTATCCGGACAACGCCTTCCCCGGAGCCGATCTGATGGCGCTCGACCCTCGCCAGCCGCGGGAGCGTTTCGCTCTTGCCGTCAAGCTCTTTACCAAGTCTCCCATCCGCACCGCCATGTACTACGGCGAACACAAGTACGTGCTCTTCGACGACCCCGAGCTGAACCAGCTCTTCGCCTTCCGCAGCGACCACGACGAACTGCATAACCTGCTGTCCGGCGCGCGTCACGGCCTGACATCCTCCAACGGCGCCAACGGGGCCTCCTCAACCGCGGGTCCCTCCGGCGACGGCACCCTCGCCCCCGCAACCCACAGGTTGCCGGACATCGACTGGGAAGCGCGCATCCAGGAGTGGTTCAGGCGCTTCGAGGAACTGACCGTCAGCGACTTCAAGATGACCGTCGAGCAGATGGAGGCCTTGCGCAGTTTGGGGTACATTCAGGACTGA
- a CDS encoding isoaspartyl peptidase/L-asparaginase: MRKRILFAALSVLLLAAGCGGAPPVQAEKEGQPLDYAIAIHGGAGVIPRDIDPEIRQGYEDSLKQALELGRSMLEEGRASLDVVETVIRTLEDDPRFNAGKGAVYTWEGRHELDASIMDGRDLSCGAVTGVKTVRHPITLARKVMEETRHVFLSHDGAETFARQMDLERVENSFFDTERRRKQWQEMRDRAEQEMGTVGVAVLDKNGDLAAGTSTGGMTGKRWGRIGDSPVVGAGTYADNRSVAVSCTGTGEEFIRNVIAYQVSALMTFKGLSLQEAAEEVIHKTLKKGDGGLIAVSHRGEIAMVFNSDGMFRGAADSSGRFEVAIWD, from the coding sequence ATGCGCAAACGAATACTTTTTGCGGCGCTTTCGGTGCTCTTGCTGGCGGCGGGATGCGGAGGCGCTCCGCCAGTTCAAGCCGAGAAGGAGGGGCAACCGTTGGACTACGCCATCGCCATCCACGGGGGCGCCGGGGTCATCCCCCGCGATATCGACCCAGAGATCCGCCAGGGCTATGAAGATTCCCTCAAGCAGGCCCTCGAACTGGGACGCTCCATGCTGGAGGAAGGCCGCGCTTCGCTGGACGTGGTGGAAACCGTCATCCGCACTCTCGAGGATGATCCCCGTTTCAACGCCGGCAAAGGCGCCGTTTACACCTGGGAGGGCCGCCATGAACTGGACGCGTCCATCATGGACGGCCGCGACCTGTCCTGCGGAGCCGTGACAGGAGTCAAGACCGTCCGCCACCCCATCACCCTGGCGCGCAAGGTGATGGAGGAAACCCGTCACGTCTTCCTCTCCCATGACGGCGCCGAGACGTTTGCCCGACAGATGGACCTGGAACGCGTCGAGAACAGCTTTTTCGACACCGAAAGGCGCCGCAAACAATGGCAGGAGATGCGCGACCGGGCCGAACAGGAAATGGGCACCGTCGGGGTGGCCGTCCTGGACAAGAACGGCGACCTGGCCGCCGGAACCTCGACCGGAGGCATGACCGGCAAGCGCTGGGGACGCATCGGCGATTCCCCCGTGGTGGGCGCCGGAACTTACGCCGACAACCGCAGCGTGGCGGTGTCCTGTACAGGAACCGGAGAGGAGTTCATCCGCAACGTGATAGCCTATCAAGTGTCGGCCCTGATGACCTTCAAAGGCTTGTCGCTTCAAGAGGCCGCCGAGGAAGTCATCCACAAGACGCTGAAGAAGGGCGACGGCGGCCTCATCGCCGTCTCTCACCGAGGCGAAATCGCCATGGTCTTCAACAGCGACGGGATGTTCCGCGGCGCCGCCGATTCCAGCGGACGCTTTGAAGTGGCCATCTGGGATTGA
- a CDS encoding acyl-CoA dehydrogenase family protein, with protein sequence MGFEGVDFMLLEDLYSDEERLIQETLRSFVDKEVMPVIEDHYMAGTFPMDLVPKLGELGVFGANLEGYGCAGLGSTAYGIIMQELERGDSGLRSFASVQGALVMYPIYSFGSDAQKERWLPKMASGEAIGCFGLTEPDFGSNPAGMITRAKKDGDSYVINGAKAWITNGSLADVAVVWARCDDDKIRGFLVENGSEGFETKDYHNKHSLRASITSELIFDQCRIPADNLLPKTEGLKNALMCLTQARYGIAWGAVGAAMACYESARKWSLERKQFAGRPIASHQLVQRKLALMLTEITKAQLLAFRLSRLKDQGKMRFDHVSMCKRNNVSIALDIARMARDVLGANGILSDYPPFRHMANLESVYTYEGTHDIHTLILGQSVTGIPAYE encoded by the coding sequence ATGGGATTTGAGGGTGTCGATTTCATGCTTTTGGAGGATCTCTACAGCGATGAGGAGAGGCTCATCCAGGAGACCCTTCGTTCTTTCGTCGATAAAGAGGTGATGCCGGTTATCGAAGACCACTACATGGCGGGGACCTTCCCCATGGACCTGGTCCCCAAGCTGGGCGAACTGGGTGTCTTCGGTGCCAATCTCGAGGGTTACGGCTGCGCCGGATTGGGCAGCACCGCTTACGGCATCATCATGCAGGAACTGGAGCGCGGCGACAGCGGACTGCGCAGCTTCGCCTCGGTACAGGGCGCGCTGGTCATGTACCCCATTTACTCTTTCGGAAGCGATGCCCAGAAAGAACGCTGGCTGCCCAAGATGGCCAGCGGAGAGGCCATCGGATGTTTCGGGTTGACCGAGCCCGACTTCGGGTCCAACCCGGCGGGCATGATCACCCGCGCCAAGAAAGACGGCGACTCCTACGTCATCAACGGGGCCAAGGCCTGGATCACCAACGGCTCTCTGGCCGACGTGGCCGTGGTGTGGGCCCGCTGCGACGACGACAAGATTCGCGGATTCCTGGTTGAGAATGGTAGCGAGGGCTTCGAGACCAAGGATTACCACAACAAGCATTCGCTGCGCGCCTCCATTACTTCGGAGCTGATCTTCGACCAGTGCCGCATTCCGGCCGACAACCTGCTGCCCAAGACCGAGGGATTGAAGAACGCCCTCATGTGCTTGACTCAGGCCCGCTACGGCATCGCCTGGGGAGCGGTGGGGGCCGCCATGGCCTGTTATGAATCGGCCCGCAAGTGGTCGCTGGAAAGAAAGCAGTTCGCCGGCAGGCCCATCGCGTCCCACCAATTGGTGCAGCGCAAGCTGGCGTTGATGCTGACCGAGATCACCAAGGCGCAGCTTTTGGCCTTCCGCCTCTCCCGGCTCAAGGATCAGGGGAAGATGCGTTTCGACCATGTCTCCATGTGCAAGCGCAACAACGTCTCCATCGCCCTCGACATCGCCCGCATGGCCCGCGACGTCCTGGGCGCCAACGGAATCCTCAGCGACTATCCGCCCTTCCGTCACATGGCCAATCTGGAATCCGTTTACACCTACGAGGGGACTCACGACATCCACACCCTCATCCTGGGCCAGAGCGTCACCGGAATCCCGGCCTACGAGTAG
- a CDS encoding EVE domain-containing protein, with protein MAQYWLMKSEPNEYSIDDLKRDGRSPWYGVRNYQARNIMRDDMKAGDEVLYYHSNAKPPGIVGRARVVKEGYPDHTAQDPDDKHYDPKASQDDPRWFMVDIEFVEKFPRLLALPDLRQVEALQQMVLLNRSRLSVQPVKEEEFDLILRLAKEGFGDS; from the coding sequence ATGGCGCAATACTGGCTCATGAAGTCCGAACCCAACGAGTACTCCATCGACGATCTGAAAAGGGACGGCCGTTCTCCCTGGTACGGGGTCCGCAACTACCAGGCCCGCAACATTATGCGCGACGACATGAAGGCGGGAGACGAAGTCCTCTATTACCATTCCAATGCCAAGCCTCCTGGAATTGTCGGACGGGCCCGGGTGGTCAAAGAAGGCTATCCCGACCACACGGCGCAAGATCCCGACGACAAGCACTACGATCCCAAGGCCAGCCAGGATGATCCGCGCTGGTTCATGGTGGATATCGAATTCGTGGAGAAGTTTCCCAGGCTGCTTGCGCTGCCCGACCTTCGCCAGGTGGAGGCGCTGCAGCAGATGGTCCTGCTCAACCGCTCCCGCCTCTCCGTGCAGCCGGTCAAAGAAGAAGAATTCGACCTCATTCTGCGTTTGGCTAAGGAAGGCTTCGGCGACTCTTGA
- a CDS encoding succinate dehydrogenase cytochrome b subunit, whose protein sequence is MSNAYWGLSSTIGKKVLMGLTGLALVGFVIGHLAGNLLLLSPNPDHFNRYAHTLESMGVLLYLAEAGLALVFGVHIYNGVRISIHNRRARPVKYRKGGNAGGVSKKNTSSVSMIWTGLILFAFLIWHLAALKFGGGVEAGYVTRLQGVDGPVRDLYRLVVERFSEAWFSGLYVLVMILLGVHLRHGFWSAFQSLGANHPRYMPLIRALGIGLALLLAVGFLFIPVWIYVTGGAQA, encoded by the coding sequence ATGTCCAATGCCTACTGGGGATTGTCTTCAACCATCGGCAAGAAGGTGCTCATGGGACTGACGGGCTTAGCCTTGGTGGGTTTCGTCATTGGCCATTTGGCCGGCAACCTGCTGCTGCTCAGTCCCAATCCCGACCACTTCAACCGCTACGCTCATACGCTGGAGAGCATGGGCGTCCTGCTCTACCTGGCCGAGGCCGGGTTGGCCCTGGTCTTCGGAGTCCATATCTATAACGGCGTGCGCATCTCCATCCACAACCGGCGGGCGCGTCCTGTCAAGTACCGCAAGGGCGGAAACGCCGGAGGCGTGTCCAAGAAAAACACCTCTTCGGTTTCCATGATCTGGACGGGGCTGATCCTCTTCGCCTTCCTCATCTGGCACTTGGCCGCCTTGAAGTTCGGGGGCGGGGTGGAGGCCGGTTACGTGACCCGCTTGCAGGGTGTCGACGGGCCTGTGCGCGACCTCTACAGACTGGTCGTCGAACGTTTCAGCGAAGCCTGGTTCTCAGGACTCTACGTGTTGGTGATGATCCTGCTGGGAGTCCATCTCCGCCACGGTTTCTGGAGCGCCTTCCAGTCGCTCGGCGCCAACCACCCCCGCTACATGCCGCTGATCCGCGCCCTGGGTATCGGTTTGGCCTTGCTGCTGGCCGTGGGCTTTCTCTTCATTCCGGTTTGGATCTACGTGACGGGAGG